One Eurosta solidaginis isolate ZX-2024a chromosome 1, ASM4086904v1, whole genome shotgun sequence genomic window, cagtaaaattctttaaaaatatcttcggatcatagaactacgttgaatgtacaaaactactgtgaatatgtgaataatattttaataaatgatacgataaactgacaaaaaaaaactttttcatcttgttctaatgctttccgactgtactgtatacCTTTGCATAATAAACGTAGTAGGTCTAATAATTGAGAGCTACAGGAGCATAGCTAAACTTTCAGCTATTGCTTAAATTTTTGACCAGAAAATTACATGCCAGCTTCAGTATTTGTGTAGTTATTTAATATCACGTGCCAACGTGATTTTGTGCGTCGGAGATCACCAACTACCAtcttgcttgaatttacgtctttaATTATGAATAGTTTTATTTAGATTACAAACAAACGGATGCCATTTATACTAactttagtaaagcttttgactctgttaatcatgAGCGCTTAATTCATAAACTTGATGGGTTCTTCTAAGCCTTTATTACTTTGGATTGCAAGTTAacttgaaaataggactcagcaAGTTTTCTTCAAAAACATTCTTTCAAAGTGGATcgatgtaacttctggcgtgccccatggtagccatttgggtccattactttttaccctgtTCATTAATGACTTACCACAGGTTATCTTACATACTAGAGCTTTTATGTACGCAGATGACGTGAAACTTTGTTACACATACCTGCCCTCAAACTTGCCCTATTTTGATCAGCGTTTGGCTGATCtggactcatttcaaagctgcTGTACAGCAAATTTACCTTTAgagaattgctctaaatgtaagcaaatgacaaTTCATCGGGTGAAGCAGGTCTTGACATTTTATATACTTAACGGCAACCCTTTGGAGCGGATACCTGTTGTAACTGATCTAGGTGTTATTTTttatccgaaattaagttttaccatacatatttcaaccACTATAAACAAAGCATCTGGTGTACTAGGATTTATcaatacagatccgatacgctccggtaacacagcaccattaaggtgctggcccgaccatctcgggaacgatttatatggccacataaaccttcaggccatccctccctccccacccccaagttccatgaggagcttggggtcgccagagcctcgtctgttagtgaaacgggattcgccgctcgaaggtgaggttgacaattgggttggagaagctatatattgcgctacacaccccttgagtCCCATAGATCCTTTCTACCTCGCTGAAACGTTCTCGAGTATTTTTCATGCGTTTGGTTTCCAACCAATCAAAATCAAAGAAATCggattgagtcagtacagaaacAGTATTTAATATTTGCATTACGAGATCTTTACTGGGAATCAAGTATTCACCTTCCACTATACAGGAATAGGCTTCTTCTAATTAACTTGCCATTTCTAGAAAATCGTAGAATATAACTAAAAAGGatgtaaataaaagaaaaaaaatttacttttaactGAGCCGTCAATAAGTAACCTAAGTAGGTCATATATTTTAGAATACTATATCTATCGACATCCCACTTTTGCTGCAAGGAAATGGCAGGCCCCCACTtagtttggaaacaaatgaaacttggtcttcttcttcttgtagcaatCACAACACAGCAGGATAACTTGGTCTTACAATGTGTAGGATTGATGAACTACCCTCCCCCTTCTTCCATAGGTGGATTCTAGTAAGAAACCCTTTTTTGTAGAACTTTCCAAGGCACGTTATCTGAGGTTGTCCGCGTCCATGCATTTGCACCTTACATGGAGTACGACAAACAAAGTTGATTGGAACGATTACACCGAATATTAAACAAAGAACTTTCTATCTGTTTTAATCCAAAAGACTTATCTGGATACTCATAAACGAATTACTGCTACAGTAACATCGTACTCAACATCAACGTGTGTCCAGCATCTTGAGCTTCCGTACGATACCTTACACAGCTTGTTAAAGATAGGTATGTCTTCTAAAACAAACTACACAAAAGCTTTGCTCCGACTCTCTTAAAACTACATTTCCTGTGCATAACGTTAGATGAACTTATTGGAAACTCATGACTATATAGATGTATCGTGGATACCATATTAAGTGTGCGTTTTATATGTTTACGTTACACATACATGTACATTCATAAACATGTATTAAAATGCGTATGATCCAATAAGTTGGtaagtaaataaattttatacaaatttacatacaatCACAAACAGTCTAAACACAAGTTTTAATAATGAGGTATGCAATGAGCGAccaaaaattgaaaaagttgGCACAATCATTTATGAACAACAAAAAGTTATGCGAATTGTATGAGATACCCTTATTGATTTTTCTTCAGAAAAAAGAGAATACAGCACAAAGATGTACACTGCGAAATTCTCCATCTCCGCATCTGATTTGTAGGTACACCAATGCGTCGAACAAGTATATATGAAAGATTTTCTGATACATAAAGACAAACACCTACAGACACATCATTTCCCATTGACAATGAAATAGAAATGCGCTCTGAAAAGAGACCTCACTGATTTTACGAAGGCAATGTGGAAAAATGAATAAATGCATTTCAAATTAATTACACGTGCCTCGATATGAACGGGGCTACTACTCATggttacaaatttttaaataattacgTACCTATGTGTGGTTATACGACGTAAAGGTGTATGTATTAATATATGGATacactatgtacatacatatgctcgCATTGTGAACTTGTCATATAccatatgaatgtacatatgcatgtaggATGACCCAGCTGGTATAACTTTAGTGTGCTTACCTCTACTAACAATTGCTTCCAATGTTGTATACATGGGTGCTGCTCTTTCTGTGGCTTAGTTGTTTCCACTTTCACGCTTGTGATGGCGATCGTTTTCAATGCTTTCCACACTCAGTTGTTtgcacttttttatatatattaaacatatgtacatttgcCCAAACATGAGTACGTAAGTATGTACTATATCTTTTTAATAGCTACtgcatcgttttttttttaataattcttaCTTTAAACTCAGCACTCATACACAGTGTACAACACAATATAGTTTATCGATTGTTACTTAAActatgtttaattttatttagagATATTCCTATCAAATTTGTATTCAACTGAATTGATATTAGGGAAGTTCATATTACACAATGCCAGCAATTCATATATATTCCCGCATACTATTGTTTATTAAGCATACGGCGAAGGCAACAGTTTTTATGGAACGGGCGTactatgtatatatttacatagcatATTTACTTCATTTCATTTTGGAACGTAACAACGATTTGTATTCCACTTTTCTCCACACACGCACTCATGATACAGTTGAAAGATATGGAATGGTGTTCCGTACTCTTATTGAGCAAAGaatgtacacatatatgtatagtCCAACTTGGTTGAACAGTTTATCGATGCTAGAATTTTAGGGCAGGCAGCCAAAGGTGAATATTGTCTCATATGTAAGACAGTGATTATATATTATACATCTGCTCTGTATGTTTATGCATATGTCCAAAATGTACATAAGATTGTTTTGTGTTGTTACTACTGTGCTGATGCTGGTTTTTTAGTTCACACTTCCACTGatatctatatgtatgtatgcatgtggtgTCGATCCTTGAGTTCTATAGCACCTTGTTAAGAGAGTAGTACGTTCCTGTTACTCACAGACGTTCAATGacacaaaatttttggtttttttttttacttattaccCCATAGACTTCTTCCACAGCTTGTTATACGATTGCTTCAAATGTTGTGCTTGTGTATGCTAGTACGAGGCCGTCCGACGGGGTCCCGTTCGTACAGGTCACCACACAAAAGAAATTTTCATCTATCGATTTTCACATCAAGCTACAGGAGAGTCATATAAACTCTTTTGTAAATCGATACTACACTAATTTTTCGTGAAAATTTTATCATTTTTCCATATTTTTAATcactttaaatatataaaattctattcAGTCAAATTTGCACCGATATGAAAAATTACGACAACGTATAGTAGGGTAGACAAATTTGACAATGGCCGACACAGGGTGTAAcagcataaaaaaatataattggttTGTTCGCTTGCCTATATAATGTGCATTCCCTAACAGTCACATCCAAGgcaatctataccaggtggtggcaaagcgaattcaaccaattcgccgtgcggaTGAATGTCaagagaaaagaaaattttcattgatttcgattaactgacatattgttgtgcTAGGCGTTGtgtggaaaattatcaagaagaagcattcAGCTGTTGGAagaacaacaactggtactgaattcgcctgaTCAAATCCAAGTCATCATTCAATTAATCAGCtgttttaggttaggttagtttaggttaTGTAGGCTCAGCAAAATATTTGCAAATTCACTTCGTTTTTACTGACGCTGGCTTATGTGAAGTGGTATGTAAGTTTGTCTTTGAATAGAATATGTGCATGCATAAAGATGTAAGTAAATATCTATGATCAGAATCATTAAGAAGTTAATACTGAAAAATAATATctacataaaaataatttaacaacAGAAGTAAGACAAAACAAAGCAAGCAAGAAACTCGGTTTAAATGCGCTTTCCTCGGCAGTCCCTGTTCCACAATTACGAGTTTcgccaacaaaaatatttgtgtcTAAACAACGACTAAATTGGAGATATGCTATTATTCTCTTCAAGTACTTAATTTTGCAGCTCAGCGAAATTTTATGTCCAACTATTTGGCCCATTCAGCGAATAATATATGtattcatatatattatttctaattgcagtttttatgtacgggtcgctttttcgctcttatttggaatcaaaatctataaataaagttttggttgtaaggatggagattcgggctattagctagctttgagcaattttggtcgtagtgctttcgtttagctatattttattaaaatattttgttaaaaataaacgattgtgggcacacaaagaaatctatttgtactatggcactattgtgaatatttgcattgcATTAACGGCAGTTGCTACAATACGCTAGATGACGGCGCAAGCTGTAAGctgtaaattttaattgattgatagaacatctGATTTCTGTTGATGTTTGGTAAgcgacttttatattggttgcgcaagattcgcacgggtccggctcgtactcctatattagctgtgttttctTTACATCTATAGAGGAGCTCAACCGTTGTGTGATTCAAAAATATGGTGTGTTCAAAAACTATCACTcaacacttgttgttgttgtagagagaAAAACACTCCCCCAAAGCTTTGGAAAGTGTAATCGATTTTGGTGGTCATTCGCCGGATATAGATGAGATACGTTCCGGTcacaatcaccattaaggtacaaaccCGACCACCTCAGAAACGTTTTAGTTTGACTACATTTAACCCCCTAGTTCCAAGAGCatcttgtggtcgccagagcttcggctgctaAAGTAACTGGATTCGGCACGAGTAGTTGAGGTGGCAATGGAGtcgaagaagctataaattgcgccggcaaccccttgaaaaggGTTAcgccacacaaccccttgaatcatttgggtattttagttgcctcttacgacaagcatacatACGGTGGATATAttctaaagggccaattaaacttccttaatccTAATGCCATAggcgtaaccatacccatatccctAACCAtccccaatgtgatcgattaatggtgccttaacctaaaaatcgtgaaaatttcataaaaatgaagaaaacggaaacaaatacaaacatattccacaaaaaataagcctTTTACTCATAACGTAtcgaaaacaatgaataaaatctaaaaatagttattaaattcaccaactcaaatatttttaggttatggatatgccgggaaaccaaaaaccaattggttggctatgctatgggtatggctttagcgttatggtatggcaccataaggttggttcgatcactgttttatctggttatggataagtcaccattaattggcccttaagtcaccattaattggtccTCACAAATCAACCTCCCAGATTGAGCATTCACGAGTTCTAAATTTCTTCGTTCTGCGCAGGTACGTCATAGTTGACTCTTGAGCGAATAAAAAAAACCGagaaaaaaagagctaaaagaAAAGAGTCAATTCTTacgtcataaaaaacagctgatctaatgtttacatgagcagtgcgcaatcttcttgtgtgatttgtgattggCCCTTAAGCCCCCAACCCCTAGGGACGATCAACAATTGTGTTCACTGAacgccattgtttactatataggtTGGCAGCTtattttgaggttatgttgcgaatagagtggaaggcagtggactaggcagtcgaatgacatataatgaaggaatggtgttcggagttttttcaaagttaaaaaaaaaaatgataaaagctttaatataaatataaatattgttttaataacaataaaagccctttatatattctatgtacataaattcgtaaggattatctcactttaaaatttgagctaaataatctaaaattttttttttaaactgagtcgagaactgtgcgtgtgaatgtacgaattttcaccgatcagctgttagttgcgctacttggtaaaatttgcaATGCTGAAAGCGCCCGTTTTTACTACGCcaaacattagccgtgttttttttttacacgcgtatacgtttcgtttgcgcgtgaaaaaaaacgcctatcctcgcttagattaTACATTtccgtggggtatttgtgtttatttttcgactgtatttaattaatttatttaattatttttccaaaaaacacgtttgcataaagtgacaacaccgcttGGATAAATGCCAGACAATTAAAAAtatccctctcagaaaacattcagcATCAATTTTTctatttccagcgagatactcgccacaaaataacgagtgacggctcttattgtatttatcctctttggtataacATATAgttgaatcagttgcgatgaattgtggacatacatagaatacatagaattagtgtagagggtgaaacaaagacacatatttcagttgcatctgagtataaagagtattgaaatttagtaggacaaaatttatgcgcagtaatttcagaggtgtatttaaagtttgtcgcttagcagtccatataaagtttaagcgtaaacgaatatacgcgtgttaaaaaacacggctattgttgagATCTGTTTGGGGCATAAATTTACGTAATTTGACAGTGGATGAAACCCAGCAACAGAAACCCTTTTATCAGCTGTAAATTGACAACTAGCGGGTTTTGCATTTATTTAGCAGCGTGATATAGACATCGTCtatatacaaaaatattactttcttatattgcatggtaataaaaaaaaatttaactaatacAATGACGTCACGTAATGAAGACCGTGTCCCGGCTGAGGAGAGTGACCTTCTACAAATTAAGCCACTGTAAGTACGGTGGAGAAACTATCACGTTTATGCCCTAACAAGTTCATTTGCAGCGGTGCCGGGCAGGAAGTTGGTAGATCATGTATTATGTTAGATTTCAAAGGGAAAAAGATTAtggtatatattttttgttacatgaatagtttattcttttataaaatatatataattgcaAAATTCGTTTAGCTTGATTGTGGTATACACCCAGGATTATCCGGCATGGATGCATTGCCTTATGTAGATTTGATTGAAGCAGATGAAGTGGATTTACTCTTTATATCACAGTAAGTAACAGTTATAGTTAGTATGATGGTGAAtacaaaaatcattttttttttttttttcatttaaattgaaaATACTTAGTTTTCACTTAGACCACTGTGGTGCGTTACCATGGTTCCTAATGAAGACTAGCTTTCGCGGACGCTGTTTTATGACGCATGCCACAAAGGCCATTTATCGTTGGATGTTATCAGATTATATTAAGATTAGTAATATTTCAACTGAGCAAATGCTCTATACCGAAGCCGACTTAGAAGCATCAATGGAAAAAATAGAAACGATAAATTTCCATGAAGAGCGAGATGTTATGGGTGTACGTTTTTGTGCGTACAATGCTGGGCATGTCCTGGGTGCAGCTATGTTTCTTATTGAAATTGCGGGTGTGAAAATTCTTTATACTGGCGATTTCTCAAGACAAGAAGATCGACACTTGATGGCTGCTGAAATACCACCCGTTAAGCCAGACGTACTCATAACAGAATCAACTTATGGTACACATATACATGAAAAGCGTGAGGATCGTGAAAATCGATTTACTTCTTTGGTACAGAAAATTGTACAACAAGGTGGTCGCTGTTTAATACCTGTATTTGCTTTGGGTCGTGCCCAAGAGTTGTTACTTATTTTGGATGAATATTGGTCACAAAATCCTGAATTACACGAAATACCAATTTATTATGCATCATCATTGGCCAAAAAGTGTATGGCTGTTTATCAAACTTATATTAATGCGATGAATGATAAAATTCGTCGCCAAATTGCTGTAAATAATCCATTTGTGTTTCGACACATATCCAATTTAAAGGGTATCGATCATTTTGATGATATTGGACCTTGTGTGGTAATGGCATCACCTGGTATGATGCAGAGTGGTCTATCACGTGAACTTTTTGAGAATTGGTGTACAGATCCAAAAAATGGTGTTATCATTGCCGGTTATTGTGTTGAAGGAACTTTGGCGAAATCTATACTATCTGAACCTGAGGAAATAACTACATTGGCAGGACAAAAATTACCTTTAAATATGTCAGTCGATTATATATCTTTCTCCGCTCATACTGATTATCAGCAAACAAGCGAATTTATACGTTTACTAAAGCCTCAGCATGTGGTATGTATTTGTCGTCTTCCCTTTTTAATATTCACTGAGTAATAAAACGAACAACATATTCCCTAGGTGTTGGTTCACGGCGAACAAAACGAAATGTCTCGTCTAAAAATGGCATTGCAGCGTGAATATGAGGCTGATACTACTACAAATATCAAATTTTACAACCCACGTAACACACATTCCGTTGAATTGTACTTTCGTGGTGAAAAAACGGCAAAAGTTATGGGTACTTTGGCAGCCACTAAACCAGAAGTTGGTAACAAATTATCTGGGGTCTTAGTGAAACGTGACTTTAAATACCATCTACTGGCAGCCTCTGATTTATCCAGTATGTACTTcaatcaatgttaatattttAGGCTTGTAATATGTGatattttttgccattttgcGTTAAATTGATTAACAATTGGCTGTTCTATGATATAATTTCAGAATACACGGATATGAGTATGTCCGTCGTAACACAAAGACAATCCATTCCATGGAATAGCTCCTTAATTACGCTCAAATTGTTGTTGGATCGTATTGGTGGTGTGGGTACTTCAGAAATTATTGAAGATGATAAGCGTCTACGCGCGTTTAAGTGCATTGACTTAATGGTTGAgggaaaaataataattatggaATGGCAGGCAACGCCAGTAAATGATATGTTTGCCGATTCTGTACTTGCGTGTGTGATGCAAACTGAAATGGGTGGCACAAGTATAAAAGGTGCTACAGCATTATCAAAATCGGATCGAACGCATTTTAGAGAATGTTTAATTGAAACATTGCAAGACACTTTTGGAGAACATTCGGTGCCCAAAATGTTTAAGGGTAATATTTTACCAGTAACTGTAGCCGGCAAGCGTGCTGAAGTAAATTTGGAAACTTTAGTAAGTTAATAAATGAAAGCTTATAAGCAAAAAGTCAAAcatattaatatttttcatttctttatttccAGCAAATACATTGTCCAGATGATGATGGTTTAAAACAAATTGTCAACACGGCAGTACAGAAATTGTACCAAGCATTGGTCACAATGCTTTgaataatatattaaaatttaacataaattacaaaaatttttgtttttattgtgtcGAAAATATACGTATTGTAGTAGAGTTGCAAGAATAGAATTCTGAAAAGCACGAAAGTCTATGAGAGTGGTGGAGATTCATAAAAGAGGagttccatatcaaaacgcaataagtgcacataCATTTTTTCGGATTTTGATAAATTCATATTCTCCTTTCCAATATCTTCGAAATATCAGCTGAAAAGTTGAGGGATATTTGGTCTAACCTTAAAATTCACATTAACAAATTGTTTTgtactaaaacattttttaattaaatttactcGAACCTGTTCGATTGTAAATATTTcattttggtatggagctcctcaTTTTGATTGAATGGGCACAGTTTATTTTTTCATTGATCCCTTATCATAGTTGTTTTTTTGCTTGGAGTATTACTTAAGTAAGCACAAAACGAAGGGGAGGGTTCGAGTTTTTTGAGTTAATATGTTCTTACAACGTTTATACTGAAATGAATATATTTATATTCAGTGATGGCGATCGATACGAAAACAAATGAAATCCACTTGCTTgaaatttactaattttcaaaTACACCTAGCCGAGGTTTTCTTATAGTTTTCGCTtcccaataaaaaaatatttccagaGATCTACAGTAAAAAGTATTTTTTGCACAATTGTTAGAAAGTTACATTTTTATTTGCACCTCCACATTTGTTACACTGTAAGGAGAGCATAGCAATATTGATTTGCCAGTTTATAGTATACgtgttataaaattttttttaggaaaCACATTTGCAACAATTGGTCTAGCAAAGATTTTGTGTATTATATAAAACGTACTTGCTTAGTCGTCTTATTTCTTTAATGTTGGAAATGTTTAACGCTGCGTACTTTTGGCAATCTGTTCTTTGAGTACCAAAATACTGGCACGCTGCTCCTGTGGTAATTGAGAAATCTGTTCATTAGATAACTGAAGAACTTGCATAATAAGTGCTGCCTTTTCTTGATCGGTTGCATCATTGGGAATGCCGCAATTCGATGCTAAACGATTGTGTAGTTGCTGTTGAGCTGTTTGCTGTTGTTGGGTCATGGCTGGAGCAGGTACCCCTGTAGGGCCACCTACATTACCACGTAAACGTGGATCAATTTGACGTTGTCGTGGATCTGTTGGGAATGTGGTAGGGGGATTAACCGGTTGTGGTGGCATTTGCCGTTGTGCACGTGGATCCATAAGTGGTGGCGGTACCGGATTCGGTATTGAGCGCATATCTAGATCAACACTACGTCCTCCCATACGCATATCCATCTGTCTTGGATCAAGACCAGCGGGGCCTCCCAAACCAGGACCATTCATAGCACGTAAATCAATATCACCACCTTGTTGCATAGCATTGAAATTAGGACCTGGTACAGGCAATGGCGGTCCATTGACTATCGATGGTGGTTGAGTGGGTTGTGGTTGTTGTAAGATGGTTGAGGGCATGATTTGCGATGGTACACCACCTGATAAGGGATTGCCACCAAGCACAGGAGGCATTTGATTTGCTTTAAATAGCATACCCTAGAAATTTAAAACAttaaattatgtaaaattttacttttaataaagtGTATTACatctatggggtattccatcccatttcgaccaattttgaacccgacccctttagaattggctgaaagtttttcttctttttctagcttacgaaagacgtttttcagaattttttcaaattttttcatccaactcaaaaaaagttatcaatttttaaaaaaacaccgtttttgttttgaaaatgatataactttttcaaaaattgaccgtttgggatctttttttttttttttaatttgtttctaaatgtgcttttcggaaaaaatccaaaaaaattttagttttttttttaatttttcagttttcgagatttttcgaatttcgccattttttttttctcataaaaaacttcaatcaattctgcaatcatccccactaatcccggagtgggccgattttttatatttttttaaattatttttttaaaagtaattttcaaaaataaaaattttttttatcaattttatttatataacaaaaaaatgtaagaaaatgatttttaagtattcttatctttatatattatggtaatctacgattaaaatgactcgctttcgctgtccggCAGCTGCATTAGGCGATTTATTAgacgcaattaaataaaaaaaaaataaaaaaatcggcccactccgggattagtggggatgattgcaaaattgattgaagttttttatgagaaaaaaaaatggtaaaattcgaaaaatctcgaaaaactgaaaaatttaaaaaaaaactttaaacattttt contains:
- the Cpsf73 gene encoding cleavage and polyadenylation specificity factor 73 encodes the protein MVIKKNLTNTMTSRNEDRVPAEESDLLQIKPLGAGQEVGRSCIMLDFKGKKIMLDCGIHPGLSGMDALPYVDLIEADEVDLLFISHFHLDHCGALPWFLMKTSFRGRCFMTHATKAIYRWMLSDYIKISNISTEQMLYTEADLEASMEKIETINFHEERDVMGVRFCAYNAGHVLGAAMFLIEIAGVKILYTGDFSRQEDRHLMAAEIPPVKPDVLITESTYGTHIHEKREDRENRFTSLVQKIVQQGGRCLIPVFALGRAQELLLILDEYWSQNPELHEIPIYYASSLAKKCMAVYQTYINAMNDKIRRQIAVNNPFVFRHISNLKGIDHFDDIGPCVVMASPGMMQSGLSRELFENWCTDPKNGVIIAGYCVEGTLAKSILSEPEEITTLAGQKLPLNMSVDYISFSAHTDYQQTSEFIRLLKPQHVVLVHGEQNEMSRLKMALQREYEADTTTNIKFYNPRNTHSVELYFRGEKTAKVMGTLAATKPEVGNKLSGVLVKRDFKYHLLAASDLSKYTDMSMSVVTQRQSIPWNSSLITLKLLLDRIGGVGTSEIIEDDKRLRAFKCIDLMVEGKIIIMEWQATPVNDMFADSVLACVMQTEMGGTSIKGATALSKSDRTHFRECLIETLQDTFGEHSVPKMFKGNILPVTVAGKRAEVNLETLQIHCPDDDGLKQIVNTAVQKLYQALVTML
- the CstF64 gene encoding cleavage stimulation factor subunit 2, encoding MADKNSEQSIMDKSMRSVFVGNIPYEATEEKLKEIFSEVGPVLSLKLVFDRESGKPKGFGFCEYKDQETALSAMRNLNGYEIGGRTLRVDNACTEKSRMEMQQLLQGPQVENPYGEHCDPDQAPEIITKTVASLPPEQMYELMKQMKLCIQNNPSEARQMLMLNPQLAYALLQSMVVMRIVDPQTALGMLFKANQMPPVLGGNPLSGGVPSQIMPSTILQQPQPTQPPSIVNGPPLPVPGPNFNAMQQGGDIDLRAMNGPGLGGPAGLDPRQMDMRMGGRSVDLDMRSIPNPVPPPLMDPRAQRQMPPQPVNPPTTFPTDPRQRQIDPRLRGNVGGPTGVPAPAMTQQQQTAQQQLHNRLASNCGIPNDATDQEKAALIMQVLQLSNEQISQLPQEQRASILVLKEQIAKSTQR